A region from the Kineothrix sp. IPX-CK genome encodes:
- a CDS encoding alpha/beta hydrolase: MEFTIRNGDFKLFCRKEGEGTLVLLIHGVACDSDYFDEAVLFLKKHYTVVSYDRRGYSRSRKIAASDLTADGYSVKSQVEDAAKIIKYMDSGAAFVVGCSAGGIIAAELAGKYPELVRGIILQEPPLTWSIQSKNDISKWRTELKDALEKKHINSALISLNRAMGGTDNRSKSRSLESQVQNLENLKVFLLEEIDYFLEYEIRKEEIMRPCAVMVGECDKEGLFARTAESTAVHMNWRLIRTPGFHNFPADLPFEFAVMIVGLISEMWHWRSI, translated from the coding sequence ATGGAATTTACTATTAGAAATGGCGATTTCAAACTGTTTTGCAGGAAAGAAGGAGAAGGAACTCTCGTATTGCTTATTCATGGTGTGGCATGTGACAGTGACTACTTCGATGAAGCTGTGTTATTTCTTAAAAAGCATTATACTGTTGTTTCGTATGACCGAAGGGGATACAGCAGAAGCAGGAAGATTGCCGCCTCTGATTTGACGGCTGATGGATATTCGGTAAAAAGCCAGGTGGAAGATGCTGCAAAAATTATAAAATATATGGACTCGGGAGCAGCTTTTGTAGTCGGCTGCAGCGCAGGCGGCATCATTGCGGCTGAGCTTGCCGGAAAATATCCGGAACTTGTGAGAGGCATTATTCTGCAGGAGCCGCCTCTTACATGGTCGATACAAAGTAAGAATGATATCAGTAAATGGAGAACGGAACTTAAGGATGCACTGGAGAAAAAACATATCAATAGTGCACTTATTTCGCTTAATAGAGCTATGGGGGGAACGGATAACCGGTCAAAGAGCAGAAGCCTGGAAAGCCAGGTTCAGAATCTGGAGAACTTAAAGGTTTTCCTTTTGGAAGAAATAGATTATTTTTTGGAATATGAAATAAGAAAAGAAGAGATCATGCGCCCTTGTGCGGTCATGGTTGGAGAATGTGATAAGGAGGGACTCTTTGCACGGACGGCAGAGTCCACTGCCGTTCATATGAATTGGAGGCTTATAAGAACTCCAGGATTTCATAATTTCCCTGCAGATCTTCCATTCGAATTTGCTGTAATGATAGTCGGTTTAATATCAGAAATGTGGCATTGGCGCAGTATCTGA
- a CDS encoding acyl-CoA reductase has protein sequence MNDFGNIKFMLGTQDTLLDIRNQKPKSPFSDEIICFFDSLSKNIRNNKDSRSFSDVMTFGFWCRKKGILQYKEQYGDRLKATLGRGTTLHFAPSNVPVMFAYSMAAALLSGNNVIVRLSSKRSAQTDLIINGLKKTLNEFPEMKHRMVICCYEHDKAITDKMSQLCDLRIVWGGDETINEIRKSPLPPTALELSFRSRSSMAMIDAAIFRKIEETGDIVREFYNDTFLYDQNACSSPRIICWVGNQEDIRKAKERFWYEVSVFTRNRYYLEPALAVKKRETSFCLAANVPDVKIIADDNLIVRVELPHLMQEAWEYSVPGGFFIEINVEKVEEALPIFTAKCQTLSCLGFSHEKIAGLLVENQVSGIDRIVDFGHALDFSLTWDGIDLIENMIRKIKYYNKRVVG, from the coding sequence ATGAATGATTTTGGCAATATAAAGTTTATGCTTGGAACACAGGATACATTATTGGATATTAGAAACCAAAAACCAAAGTCGCCTTTTTCGGATGAAATCATTTGTTTTTTTGATTCCCTTTCAAAAAATATTAGAAATAATAAAGATTCAAGGTCCTTTTCCGATGTAATGACTTTTGGGTTCTGGTGCAGAAAAAAAGGGATCCTGCAATACAAAGAGCAATATGGAGATAGATTGAAAGCGACTCTCGGACGCGGGACAACGCTGCATTTTGCACCATCCAATGTCCCCGTTATGTTCGCCTATAGTATGGCTGCGGCGCTGCTTTCCGGAAACAATGTTATTGTACGCTTGTCATCAAAACGATCTGCACAAACAGATTTGATTATAAACGGCTTAAAAAAAACCTTAAATGAGTTTCCTGAAATGAAGCATCGCATGGTGATCTGCTGTTATGAACATGATAAAGCGATAACGGATAAAATGTCACAGCTGTGCGATTTGCGTATTGTCTGGGGAGGTGACGAGACAATAAATGAAATCAGAAAATCGCCTCTGCCGCCAACAGCCTTAGAATTATCTTTCCGAAGTCGTAGTTCTATGGCAATGATAGATGCAGCAATATTCCGGAAAATAGAAGAAACAGGGGACATCGTGAGAGAATTTTATAACGACACTTTTCTGTATGATCAAAATGCGTGTTCCTCGCCGAGAATTATATGCTGGGTAGGAAATCAGGAAGACATTCGGAAAGCGAAAGAAAGATTCTGGTATGAGGTAAGTGTATTTACCAGAAACAGGTATTATCTCGAACCGGCACTTGCAGTAAAAAAGCGGGAGACATCATTTTGTCTGGCCGCGAATGTTCCTGATGTAAAAATTATTGCCGACGATAATCTGATCGTACGAGTTGAACTTCCGCATTTGATGCAGGAAGCGTGGGAATATTCGGTCCCCGGCGGTTTTTTTATTGAAATCAATGTTGAGAAGGTAGAGGAAGCGCTTCCTATCTTTACCGCCAAATGCCAGACATTGTCTTGCCTCGGATTCTCACATGAGAAGATTGCCGGCTTATTGGTGGAAAATCAAGTTTCCGGCATAGATCGCATTGTGGACTTTGGGCATGCTTTGGATTTCTCACTCACATGGGATGGAATTGATTTAATTGAAAATATGATCAGAAAAATAAAGTATTATAATAAGAGAGTTGTCGGGTAG